Part of the Aquicella lusitana genome is shown below.
ACTGAGGTTATTTTACTCATTTTTAGGGCTTTTTATCAATCTGTCTTAAGTGTAGTCGGCAAACAGGGCGTCCACAAATTCTTCCGCCTTAAATGGCCGCAGATCCTGGATTTTTTCACCTATCCCAATGAATCGAATAGGGATTTTTGTCTGCTGCGCAATGGCAAAAATGATGCCGCCCTTGGCTGTTCCATCCAGCTTGGTGAGCGCAATACCGGTTACGCCGACGGCTTCATTAAACTGTTTGACCTGATTCAATGCATTTTGACCCAGTGTGGCATCCAGAACGATGAGGGTTTCATGCGGGGCTGTGGGGTCGATTTTTCCCAGTACACGTTTTACTTTTTGCAGCTCTGCCATAAGGTTGGACTGCGTATGCAGGCGTCCCGCTGTATCTGCAATCAGGATCTGCATGCCGCGGGCTTTAGCGGCTTCCATGGCGTCATAAATCACAGCTGCTGTATCTGCGCCCGGTTGCTGTGCAATCACCGGAATCTGGTTGCGTTCCCCCCACGCTGCCAGCTGCTCAATGGCTGCGGCGCGGAAAGTGTCACCTGCCGCCAGCATGACTGTTTTTCTATCCTGTTTGAAAAGATGTGCCAGTTTGCCAATGGTGGTGGTTTTGCCTGAGCCGTTGATACCGACTACCAGAATGACATAGGGTTTAATTTCATTTGATAGAGGTAAAGGCGCCTCACAGGGCTGCAATATTTTTTTCATTTCGTTTTTCAGGCACTGAAAGGCAGCCTCAGCATCGCTTAACTCATTGCGCGCAAGCTTTTGTGTCAGTGTCTTGATGAGCTGATCGGTTGTCTCAACACCTACGTCGGCAGTCAGTAGCTGCATTTCAATTTCGCTGAATAATTCGGCATTTAATTCCTTTTTTCCCAGGAATAAATTCGCCATGCCTGCCGCCAGATTGGCCCGCGTTTTGGTGAGCCCCTGTTTTAACCGTACGAATAATCCCGGCTTTGTGTTGTCCGCTTCTTCCTGTGCAGTATCAGTTGTTTCTGCTGGTTTAGGCTCGGGTGTTTCTGGCGTTTTTTTTCTTTTCAAAAAATCGAACATTTTTACTGTCCTTACACGGATAAATAGAGCAGTTATAAATTAAAACTTAAATCCATTGCAGCAAGCTGCAAGACCTTGGCAATACCAATATTATTATTTTAATTTTCTTTCTTTGTTGTAAGTGTTACTTTCGTATCCAAAAAGAAGCTTATGGTAGCATACAACCCTCATGAAACAGGACTGAAAAATGCAGCAGGGGCAGGTACGTATTATCGCAGGCAAGTGGCGCGGGCGGAAACTGCAAGTGCCGGATATCAAAGACTTGCGACCTACGCCCGATCGCGTGCGGGAGACACTTTTTAACTGGCTTGCACCCATGATCGCGGGCGCACATTGTCTGGATGTATTTGCGGGTAGCGGTGCGCTGGGCTTTGAGGCGTTATCGCGCGGCGCTGCACATGTGGTCATGGTGGACCAGGCGAGAGTTGTGGTAGAGCTGCTAAAAGCAGAGCTGGTTCAATTCGGCGCTAATAATGCTGAGGTCTATCAAGCGAAAGTACCAGAGCAATTGCAAAAGCCCCGACATCCTTTCGATATTGTCTTTCTTGACCCACCTTATCAGAGCAACTTGCTGTTGCCTTGTTGTCACTACCTGGAGGGGCAGGGATTTTTAGCAGATTCCGCATATCTCTATCTGGAAGCAAGTGAGGTAATCAAGGATAATGAGCTTCCTAAAAACTGGCGCTTAATCAAAACCAGACAGGCGGGACAAGTCGCCTATCATTTAGCACAAAGAGAAAAAGCACACCATGACTGAAACAATACAGCAAAAGCAGCGATTGCTAACGGGCGATACGCCAACCGGGCGTTTGCATTTGGGACACTGGGTAGGGTCGCTCGAAAACCGCGTGCAAATGCAGAATGATTATGACTGTTATTTTCTTATCGCGAATGTTCATGCTTTTACAACCCGTATGGACCGTCCTGCTGAAATTCATCAGAGTGTGATGGATATT
Proteins encoded:
- the ftsY gene encoding signal recognition particle-docking protein FtsY → MFDFLKRKKTPETPEPKPAETTDTAQEEADNTKPGLFVRLKQGLTKTRANLAAGMANLFLGKKELNAELFSEIEMQLLTADVGVETTDQLIKTLTQKLARNELSDAEAAFQCLKNEMKKILQPCEAPLPLSNEIKPYVILVVGINGSGKTTTIGKLAHLFKQDRKTVMLAAGDTFRAAAIEQLAAWGERNQIPVIAQQPGADTAAVIYDAMEAAKARGMQILIADTAGRLHTQSNLMAELQKVKRVLGKIDPTAPHETLIVLDATLGQNALNQVKQFNEAVGVTGIALTKLDGTAKGGIIFAIAQQTKIPIRFIGIGEKIQDLRPFKAEEFVDALFADYT
- the rsmD gene encoding 16S rRNA (guanine(966)-N(2))-methyltransferase RsmD, translating into MQQGQVRIIAGKWRGRKLQVPDIKDLRPTPDRVRETLFNWLAPMIAGAHCLDVFAGSGALGFEALSRGAAHVVMVDQARVVVELLKAELVQFGANNAEVYQAKVPEQLQKPRHPFDIVFLDPPYQSNLLLPCCHYLEGQGFLADSAYLYLEASEVIKDNELPKNWRLIKTRQAGQVAYHLAQREKAHHD